In the Populus trichocarpa isolate Nisqually-1 chromosome 1, P.trichocarpa_v4.1, whole genome shotgun sequence genome, one interval contains:
- the LOC127904018 gene encoding uncharacterized protein LOC127904018 isoform X1 has protein sequence MGDGETSLEEEVKSSGMEVEVREMVEVETCRCMGEGETSLEEEVKSSGMGGVVREMVEVGIYRHREEGGISLGEEVMSNDMEEGGISLGEEVMSNDMEEVEISMVEVGICRCMEEGGISLGEEVMSNDMEEVVREMEEVRISMVEVVICSNKAL, from the exons ATGGGGGATGGGGAGACTTCTTTGGAGGAGGAGGTGAAGAGTAGTGGTATGGAGGTGGAGGTGAGGGAGATGGTGGAGGTGGAGACTTGTAGATGTATGGGGGAGGGGGAGACTTCTTTGGAGGAGGAGGTGAAGAGTAGTGGTATGGGGGGGGTGGTGAGGGAGATGGTGGAG GTGGGGATTTATAGACATAGGGAGGAGGGGGGGATTTCTTTGGGGGAGGAGGTGATGAGTAATGATATGGAGGAGGGGGGGATTTCTTTGGGGGAGGAGGTGATGAGTAATGATATGGAGGAGGTGGAGATTTCAATGGTGGAGGTGGGGATTTGTAGATGTATGGAGGAGGGGGGGATTTCTTTGGGGGAGGAGGTGATGAGTAATGATATGGAGGAGGTGGTGAGGGAGATGGAGGAGGTGAGGATTTCAATGGTGGAGGTGGTGATTTGTAGTAATAAGGCTCTTTAG
- the LOC7487029 gene encoding pentatricopeptide repeat-containing protein At2g22410, mitochondrial isoform X1, which translates to MTVYYVTKVRSHHFIPKPLLNPFFSCLSLHSHSFSTHKSNPTSWNTTHTYVLSNPLLSLLENCKSFSQLKQIQAQMILTGLILDGFASSRLISFCAISESRNLDYCIKILNNLQNPNVFSWNAVIRGCVESENPQKGLVLYKRMLTRAGCRPDNYTYSFLFKVCANLVLSYMGFEILGQVLKMGFDKDMYLYNGIIHMLVSVGESGLAHKVFDEGCVRDLVSWNSLINGYVRRRQPREAMGIYQQMITEQVKPDEVTMIGVVSACAQLESLKLGREIHRYIEESGLNLKISLVNALMDMYVKCGDLEAGKVLFDNMRKKTVVSWTTMIVGYAKNGLLDMAGKLFHDMPEKNVVAWNAMIGSCVQANLSFEALELFREMQLSNMKPDKVTMLHCLSACSQLGALDTGMWTHNYIKKHNLSLDVALGTALIDMYAKCGNMTKALQVFNEMPRRNSLTWTAIIGGLALYGNVNDAIFYFSKMIDSGLMPDEITFLGVLTACCHGGLVEEGRKYFDQMKSRFNLSPQPKHYSCMVNLLGRAGLLEEAEELIKTMPMEADAMVWGALFFACGIHRNLLIGERAASKLLDLDPHDSGIYVLLANMYREAGKWEEAQNIRKMMMERGVEKTPGSSSIEVNGIINEFIVRDKSHPQSEQIYECFNLINKTIGVCYV; encoded by the coding sequence ATGACAGTTTACTATGTAACCAAAGTAAGATCTCATCACTTCATCCCAAAGCCTCTCTTAAACCCCTTCTTCTCTTGTCTTTCTCTTCACTCACACTCTTTCTCTACTCACAAGTCAAACCCTACTTCATGGAACACAACACACACTTATGTTCTCTCAAACCCACTTCTTTCTTTACTAGAAAACTGCAAATCTTTCTCTCAATTGAAACAAATCCAAGCTCAAATGATCCTTACAGGGTTGATCTTAGATGGGTTTGCTTCAAGTCGCTTAATTTCGTTTTGTGCAATATCAGAATCAAGAAATCTTGATTATTGTAtcaaaattttgaataatttacaAAACCCAAATGTGTTTTCTTGGAATGCAGTGATTAGAGGGTGCGTAGAGAGTGAAAATCCGCAAAAAGGTTTAGTCCTGTATAAAAGGATGCTGACTAGGGCTGGTTGTAGGCCTGATAactatacttattcttttttgtttaaagttTGTGCTAATTTAGTGTTAAGTTATATGGGTTTTGAGATTCTTGGACAGGTATTGAAAATGGGTTTTGATAAGGATATGTATCTGTATAATGGGATCATACATATGTTGGTTTCGGTTGGAGAGTCGGGGTTGGCGCATAAGGTGTTTGATGAAGGTTGTGTGAGAGACTTGGTTTCTTGGAATTCATTGATTAATGGGTATGTAAGAAGGAGGCAGCCAAGGGAGGCAATGGGGATTTATCAACAAATGATAACGGAGCAAGTTAAGCCTGATGAGGTGACAATGATCGGTGTTGTATCCGCTTGTGCACAATTAGAAAGTTTGAAACTCGGGAGAGAAATTCATCGGTATATTGAAGAAAGtggattgaatttgaaaatttcGCTTGTTAATGCCCTTATGGACATGTATGTGAAATGTGGGGATCTTGAGGCGGGGAAAGTTTTGTTTGATAATATGAGAAAGAAGACAGTTGTTTCATGGACTACGATGATTGTTGGGTATGCGAAAAATGGGCTTTTGGATATGGCTGGGAAGCTTTTTCATGATATGCCAGAGAAGAATGTTGTGGCATGGAATGCCATGATTGGAAGTTGTGTTCAAGCAAATCTTAGCTTTGAGGCTTTAGAATTGTTTCGTGAAATGCAATTGAGCAATATGAAACCTGATAAGGTGACCATGCTTCATTGCTTATCTGCTTGCTCACAACTTGGAGCACTTGATACTGGAATGTGGACTCACAACTATATTAAAAAGCACAATCTCTCTTTAGATGTTGCCTTAGGTACTGCATTAATTGACATGTATGCAAAATGTGGGAATATGACAAAGGCTCTTCAGGTTTTCAATGAGATGCCAAGAAGAAACTCTTTGACCTGGACAGCCATTATAGGTGGTTTGGCTCTTTATGGGAATGTAAATGATGCCATATTTTACTTCTCTAAGATGATTGATAGTGGATTGATGCCAGATGAAATCACCTTTCTTGGGGTCCTAACAGCTTGTTGTCATGGAGGGTTAGTTGAAGAAGGTCGCAAGTATTTTGATCAAATGAAGTCCAGATTCAACCTGTCTCCCCAGCCTAAACACTATTCTTGCATGGTGAATCTTCTTGGTAGGGCTGGTTTGTTGGAGGAGGCTGAAGAGCTTATTAAAACAATGCCAATGGAAGCAGATGCTATGGTTTGGGGTGCGTTGTTCTTTGCTTGTGGAATACATAGGAATCTTCTAATTGGGGAAAGAGCAGCTTCAAAGCTTCTTGACTTGGATCCCCATGACAGCGGAATATACGTCTTGCTTGCAAATATGTACAGGGAAGCTGGTAAGTGGGAGGAGGCTCAGAACATAAGAAAGATGATGATGGAAAGAGGAGTCGAGAAGACTCCTGGTTCTAGTTCAATTGAGGTGAATGGCATTATCAATGAATTTATTGTTAGAGATAAATCACATCCTCAATCTGAACAGATTTATGAATGTTTTAATCTGATTAACAAGACAATTGGAGTTTGCTATGTCTGA
- the LOC7487031 gene encoding uncharacterized protein LOC7487031 — protein MDNSGLGGRFLSGPNSGLLDLESPIHRHQQSQLGHPSLAHQHQVNLVGCFDNDHQPIGLSEVKGTPSKVYSANFGKGKAVSPFNCASSGNASEDDDQSFMEDGNGENSTGVKGKKGSPWQRMKWTDNVVRLLIAVVACVGDDGTLNAVEGLKRKSGLLQKKGKWKMVSKLMISKGCHVSPQQCEDKFNDLNKRYKRLNEILGRGTTCRVVENPVLMDSMPHLSAKAKDDVRKILGSKHLFYKEMCAYHNGQRIPNCQDLDLQGCSLPLERSSKDNNGSGEDEAEGNGDSDDGDDDDDESDNEENNNADEDGERVGQLCEGRVNDEHAHLWSQSGGRNGFDVEMAAIFQDPAVSPWERKEWIKKQRLQLLEQRVSIQAQTFELEKQRFKWLRYCSKKDKEFERLRLENEWRKLENEQSALQLRQKQLEMDFRSSEPSFDPACLGIDGVQGRDPIDLSRPQ, from the coding sequence ATGGATAATTCGGGTTTGGGAGGTCGTTTTTTGTCAGGTCCAAATAGTGGTTTGTTAGACCTTGAGTCCCCGATTCATAGACACCAACAATCCCAGTTAGGTCATCCCTCCTTAGCGCACCAACATCAGGTGAACTTAGTGGGTTGTTTTGATAATGATCACCAACCAATTGGGTTATCGGAAGTGAAAGGTACACCATCAAAAGTATATTCAGCGAATTTTGGTAAAGGAAAAGCTGTTAGTCCTTTTAATTGTGCAAGCAGTGGCAATGCGAGCGAAGATGATGACCAGAGTTTTATGGAAGATGGGAATGGTGAGAATTCTACTGGTGTTAAGGGAAAAAAGGGATCTCCATGGCAGCGAATGAAATGGACAGATAATGTCGTTAGGCTTCTTATTGCAGTGGTTGCTTGTGTGGGTGATGATGGTACACTTAATGCTGTTGAGGGGCTTAAGAGAAAATCTGGGCTTTTGCAGAAGAAAGGTAAATGGAAAATGGTGTCGAAGCTAATGATTAGCAAGGGCTGTCATGTTTCGCCACAACAGTGTGAGGATAAGTTCAATGATCTGAATAAGAGGTACAAGAGGCTGAACGAGATTCTTGGGAGGGGAACTACTTGTAGAGTGGTGGAGAACCCTGTTCTTATGGATTCAATGCCTCATCTTTCAGCCAAGGCAAAGGATGATGTCAGAAAGATATTGGGCTcaaaacatttgttttataaggaAATGTGTGCTTACCATAATGGGCAAAGAATACCCAATTGCCAGGATCTTGATCTACAAGGTTGTTCATTACCCCTTGAGAGGAGCTCGAAAGATAATAATGGGTCAGGGGAGGATGAAGCCGAGGGAAATGGTGAcagtgatgatggtgatgatgatgatgatgaatcagataatgaagaaaataataatgctGATGAGGACGGGGAGAGGGTAGGCCAGTTGTGTGAGGGGCGAGTGAATGATGAGCATGCCCATCTTTGGTCTCAATCAGGTGGGCGAAATGGTTTTGATGTTGAAATGGCAGCGATTTTTCAAGACCCTGCAGTGTCACCATGGGAGAGAAAGGAGTGGATTAAGAAGCAGAGGTTGCAACTCCTAGAGCAAAGGGTAAGCATCCAGGCACAAACTTTTGAACTTGAGAAACAACGGTTCAAGTGGTTGAGATACTGCAGCAAGAAAGACAAGGAGTTCGAGAGGTTGAGGCTGGAGAATGAGTGGAGGAAACTGGAGAATGAGCAGAGTGCTTTGCAACTGAGGCAGAAGCAACTGGAAATGGATTTTAGGAGTTCGGAACCATCATTCGACCCTGCTTGCCTTGGTATTGACGGAGTGCAAGGAAGAGATCCAATTGATCTGAGCAGGCCTCAATAG
- the LOC7487030 gene encoding ADP,ATP carrier protein, mitochondrial gives MTDSRQQPSVMQKMASQAHHSSSFSQGFQRPALHQRQFAYGNYSNAGFQYAMTRACQSTPDMSLIASSTSPVFVQAPSEKGLAGFAIDFLMGGVSAAVSKTAAAPIERVKLLIQNQDEMIKTGRLSEPYKGIGDCFSRTMKDEGMVSLWRGNTVNVIRYFPTQALNFAFKDYFKRLFNFKKDRDGYWKWFAGNLASGGAAGASSLLFVYSLDYARTRLTNDSKAAKKGGERQFNGLVDVYKKTMQSDGIAGLYRGFNISCVGIIVYRGLYFGMYDSLKPVVLTGKMQDSFFASFALGWVITNGAGLGSYPIDTVRRRMMMTSGEAVKYKSSFDAFSQILKNEGAKSLFKGAGANILRAVAGAGVLAGYDKLQMIVFGKKFGSGGA, from the exons ATGACTGATAGCCGCCAGCAACCATCTGTCATGCAAAAGATGGCAAGCCAGGCCCATCACAGTTCTAGCTTTTCCCAAGGCTTTCAGAGACCTGCTTTACACCAAAGGCAGTTTGCATATGGAAATTATTCCAATGCAGGATTCCAGTATGCGATGACAAGGGCATGCCAATCCACCCCTGATATGTCATTGATTGCATCATCTACCTCACCAGTATTTGTCCAAGCCCCATCAGAGAAAGGCTTGGCTGGCTTTGCTATTGATTTTCTTATGGGTGGAGTTTCTGCAGCTGTGTCCAAAACTGCTGCAGCTCCCATTGAGCGTGTGAAGCTCTTGATCCAAAACCAGGATGAGATGATCAAGACTGGTCGACTCTCTGAACCATATAAGGGAATTGGAGATTGTTTCAGCAGAACAATGAAAGATGAGGGGATGGTGTCATTGTGGAGAGGAAACACTGTCAATGTCATCCGTTACTTCCCCACTCAG GCCCTGAACTTTGCATTCAAAGATTACTTTAAGAGGCTTTTCAACTTCAAGAAGGACCGTGATGGCTATTGGAAGTGGTTTGCTGGTAACTTGGCATCTGGTGGTGCTGCTGGTGCCTCATCACTACTCTTTGTCTATTCTTTGGATTATGCCCGAACCCGTCTTACAAATGATTCCAAGGCTGCAAAGAAGGGAGGGGAGAGGCAATTCAATGGCTTGGTTGATGTCTACAAGAAGACTATGCAATCAGATGGTATTGCTGGGCTTTACCGTGGATTTAACATTTCATGTGTTGGTATTATTGTGTACCGTGGTCTGTATTTTGGAATGTATGATTCTTTGAAGCCAGTCGTCCTAACTGGAAAGATGCAG GATAGCTTCTTTGCTAGCTTTGCTCTTGGTTGGGTCATCACCAACGGTGCTGGACTTGGATCCTATCCAATTGACACTGTCCGCAGAAGAATGATGATGACATCTGGTGAAGCTGTTAAGTACAAGAGCTCCTTTGATGCATTCTCTCAGATCCTCAAGAACGAGGGTGCTAAATCCCTCTTCAAGGGTGCTGGTGCAAACATCCTCCGTGCTGTTGCTGGTGCTGGTGTGCTTGCCGGATATGACAAGCTTCAGATGATTGTGTTTGGGAAGAAGTTTGGTTCTGGTGGGGCCTAA
- the LOC7487029 gene encoding pentatricopeptide repeat-containing protein At2g22410, mitochondrial isoform X2, with protein sequence MTVYYVTKVRSHHFIPKPLLNPFFSCLSLHSHSFSTHKSNPTSWNTTHTYVLSNPLLSLLENCKSFSQLKQIQAQMILTGLILDGFASSRLISFCAISESRNLDYCIKILNNLQNPNVFSWNAVIRGCVESENPQKGLVLYKRMLTRAGCRPDNYTYSFLFKVCANLVLSYMGFEILGQVLKMGFDKDMYLYNGIIHMLVSVGESGLAHKVFDEGCVRDLVSWNSLINGYVRRRQPREAMGIYQQMITEQVKPDEVTMIGVVSACAQLESLKLGREIHRYIEESGLNLKISLVNALMDMYVKCGDLEAGKVLFDNMRKKTVVSWTTMIVGYAKNGLLDMAGKLFHDMPEKNVVAWNAMIGSCVQANLSFEALELFREMQLSNMKPDKVTMLHCLSACSQLGALDTGMWTHNYIKKHNLSLDVALGTALIDMYAKCGNMTKALQVFNEMPRRNSLTWTAIIGGLALYGNVNDAIFYFSKMIDSGLMPDEITFLGVLTACCHGGLVEEGRKYFDQMKSRFNLSPQPKHYSCMVNLLGRAGLLEEAEELIKTMPMEADAMVWGALFFACGIHRNLLIGERAASKLLDLDPHDSGIYVLLANMYREAGKWEEAQNIRKMMMERGVEKTPGSSSIEAFKFKPNGILYIRCIFHMELRQQLVMECFICIAC encoded by the exons ATGACAGTTTACTATGTAACCAAAGTAAGATCTCATCACTTCATCCCAAAGCCTCTCTTAAACCCCTTCTTCTCTTGTCTTTCTCTTCACTCACACTCTTTCTCTACTCACAAGTCAAACCCTACTTCATGGAACACAACACACACTTATGTTCTCTCAAACCCACTTCTTTCTTTACTAGAAAACTGCAAATCTTTCTCTCAATTGAAACAAATCCAAGCTCAAATGATCCTTACAGGGTTGATCTTAGATGGGTTTGCTTCAAGTCGCTTAATTTCGTTTTGTGCAATATCAGAATCAAGAAATCTTGATTATTGTAtcaaaattttgaataatttacaAAACCCAAATGTGTTTTCTTGGAATGCAGTGATTAGAGGGTGCGTAGAGAGTGAAAATCCGCAAAAAGGTTTAGTCCTGTATAAAAGGATGCTGACTAGGGCTGGTTGTAGGCCTGATAactatacttattcttttttgtttaaagttTGTGCTAATTTAGTGTTAAGTTATATGGGTTTTGAGATTCTTGGACAGGTATTGAAAATGGGTTTTGATAAGGATATGTATCTGTATAATGGGATCATACATATGTTGGTTTCGGTTGGAGAGTCGGGGTTGGCGCATAAGGTGTTTGATGAAGGTTGTGTGAGAGACTTGGTTTCTTGGAATTCATTGATTAATGGGTATGTAAGAAGGAGGCAGCCAAGGGAGGCAATGGGGATTTATCAACAAATGATAACGGAGCAAGTTAAGCCTGATGAGGTGACAATGATCGGTGTTGTATCCGCTTGTGCACAATTAGAAAGTTTGAAACTCGGGAGAGAAATTCATCGGTATATTGAAGAAAGtggattgaatttgaaaatttcGCTTGTTAATGCCCTTATGGACATGTATGTGAAATGTGGGGATCTTGAGGCGGGGAAAGTTTTGTTTGATAATATGAGAAAGAAGACAGTTGTTTCATGGACTACGATGATTGTTGGGTATGCGAAAAATGGGCTTTTGGATATGGCTGGGAAGCTTTTTCATGATATGCCAGAGAAGAATGTTGTGGCATGGAATGCCATGATTGGAAGTTGTGTTCAAGCAAATCTTAGCTTTGAGGCTTTAGAATTGTTTCGTGAAATGCAATTGAGCAATATGAAACCTGATAAGGTGACCATGCTTCATTGCTTATCTGCTTGCTCACAACTTGGAGCACTTGATACTGGAATGTGGACTCACAACTATATTAAAAAGCACAATCTCTCTTTAGATGTTGCCTTAGGTACTGCATTAATTGACATGTATGCAAAATGTGGGAATATGACAAAGGCTCTTCAGGTTTTCAATGAGATGCCAAGAAGAAACTCTTTGACCTGGACAGCCATTATAGGTGGTTTGGCTCTTTATGGGAATGTAAATGATGCCATATTTTACTTCTCTAAGATGATTGATAGTGGATTGATGCCAGATGAAATCACCTTTCTTGGGGTCCTAACAGCTTGTTGTCATGGAGGGTTAGTTGAAGAAGGTCGCAAGTATTTTGATCAAATGAAGTCCAGATTCAACCTGTCTCCCCAGCCTAAACACTATTCTTGCATGGTGAATCTTCTTGGTAGGGCTGGTTTGTTGGAGGAGGCTGAAGAGCTTATTAAAACAATGCCAATGGAAGCAGATGCTATGGTTTGGGGTGCGTTGTTCTTTGCTTGTGGAATACATAGGAATCTTCTAATTGGGGAAAGAGCAGCTTCAAAGCTTCTTGACTTGGATCCCCATGACAGCGGAATATACGTCTTGCTTGCAAATATGTACAGGGAAGCTGGTAAGTGGGAGGAGGCTCAGAACATAAGAAAGATGATGATGGAAAGAGGAGTCGAGAAGACTCCTGGTTCTAGTTCAATTGAG GCTTTCAAGTTCAAACCCAATGGCATTCTCTACATCAGATGCATTTTTCATATGGAACTGAGACAACAATTAGTCATGGAATGCTTCATTTGCATTGCTTGCTGA
- the LOC7460566 gene encoding E3 ubiquitin-protein ligase BIG BROTHER: protein MNWNSHMEGHYMNPSYPYNSAGSFIEYFEGLTYDHVNFIFNGGSHAQDIVYPSTNANFYKFGISPPGSTSYYDPTHIYEVHDNGLRNEEYGRPLENSSTTTNEQTSRVNTEWEVNENRTSHDDPVECLRRHHNVQDYQAIWQDNVDPDSMTYEELLELGETVGTQNRGLTQELISLLPISKYNRSFFSRRNSRSERCVICQMEYKRGDRRITLPCKHIYHAGCGTRWLCINKACPICYTEVFGDASRH, encoded by the exons ATGAATTGGAATTCACACATGGAGGGTCATTACATGAACCCTAGCTACCCATATAATTCGGCTGGAAGTTTCATTGAATATTTCGAAGGTCTCACGTATGACCATGTGAATTTCATTTTCAATGGAGGTTCCCACGCTCAG GATATCGTATACCCCTCGACAAATGCAAATTTCTACAAGTTCGGCATATCCCCACCAGGGAGCACTTCATATTATGACCCTACTCATATTTATGAGGTCCATGATAATGGACTACGGAATGAAGAATATGGAAGGCCCTTGGAGAATTCTTCTACAACGACTAATGAACAGACTTCCAGAGTAAATACAGAATGGGAAGTAAATGAAAACAGGACTTCTCATGATGACCCTGTAGAAT GTTTGCGCAGACATCATAATGTTCAGGATTATCAG GCTATTTGGCAAGACAACGTTGATCCAGACAGTATGACTTATGAG GAATTACTTGAATTAGGCGAGACAGTTGGCACCCAAAATCGAGGTCTTACCCAAGAGCTCATTTCTTTGCTTCCAATCTCAAAATACAATCGCAGCTTCTTCTCAAGGAGGAATTCAAGAAGCGAGAG GTGTGTGATTTGCCAAATGGAATATAAGCGAGGTGATCGCCGGATCACTCTACCATGCAAACATATCTACCATGCTGGTTGCGGGACCAGATGGCTTTGCATCAATAAG GCTTGCCCCATTTGCTACACTGAGGTTTTTGGCGATGCATCAAGACATTAA
- the LOC127904018 gene encoding uncharacterized protein LOC127904018 isoform X2, with protein sequence MGDGETSLEEEVKSSGMEVEVREMVEVETCRCMGEGETSLEEEVKSSGMGGVVREMVEVGIYRHREEGGISLGEEVMSNDMEEVEISMVEVGICRCMEEGGISLGEEVMSNDMEEVVREMEEVRISMVEVVICSNKAL encoded by the exons ATGGGGGATGGGGAGACTTCTTTGGAGGAGGAGGTGAAGAGTAGTGGTATGGAGGTGGAGGTGAGGGAGATGGTGGAGGTGGAGACTTGTAGATGTATGGGGGAGGGGGAGACTTCTTTGGAGGAGGAGGTGAAGAGTAGTGGTATGGGGGGGGTGGTGAGGGAGATGGTGGAG GTGGGGATTTATAGACATAGGGAGGAGGGGGGGATTTCTTTGGGGGAGGAG GTGATGAGTAATGATATGGAGGAGGTGGAGATTTCAATGGTGGAGGTGGGGATTTGTAGATGTATGGAGGAGGGGGGGATTTCTTTGGGGGAGGAGGTGATGAGTAATGATATGGAGGAGGTGGTGAGGGAGATGGAGGAGGTGAGGATTTCAATGGTGGAGGTGGTGATTTGTAGTAATAAGGCTCTTTAG